In Paraburkholderia sp. PGU19, the sequence GTGGCAGGTTCCGGATGCGGATCGGTCGTTCAAGCGACCGCTTTGTGGAATCGGCGAGCGACAACAATTGGCCGGTTTTACCCGTTGGACGATGACGACACAAAGCTGACGCTTGCATGGTCCAACGGTTTTGAACGGCGGCTTACGGCGACGTCGGCGAGCGAGTGCACGCATGACCACGCCGCCTGTAGTGTTGAAGCGTAGAACAAAGCAGTTCCCGGTCCGGCACCCGCCCTTCAGGCCCTCTGTAGTATGTCGATTGCCTTTTCGGCATCGTCCAACGAGTCAACCGCGATATAGGCAATGAACTGTGTGCCAAGTACAGCGGCGGAAACGCCGCGGAGGTTGATCCCCCATCGGCCAACATCCGGGTCAACTGTGCGATGATCCCCAGTTGGTCCAAACCCATTACACGGACGGAGTGAAGGCTTGGGGTAACGCTGAACCCCACCTTGGTCGCGGCACGGATCTCCTGTTCCCCTGCAGCGGTGCGACAAACACGACCCCCTTGCCCGATGCATCCGGCGTGCGACGTGCGACGACGAACTGCAAGTCTGCGCCAGCATCCCGCAAAGCGCTTAATACCTGCGCCAGCCCGCCCGGTTTGTCATCGATGCTAGCGGCCCAAACATCGACGCGTTCTACGCTCAGTTCCATGGCTGTCCCTCCCACCTGATGCATCTCCCAATTAAAATTTACGTCACCAACGGCACGCGAGCAAGGCCGGCAGCGTAAGCGACACACGGGAATACCGGAACCCCGGACCGGCACCAGGAGGTTTGACGCTATGCAACGCCGGTACTCGACACCCGCCAAAGCTTCGGCGGTCCAGGGCCGCACCCCGGGTTCTATCGCCGCTTGCCGCAAACGCTGACGGGACAACAAAGCAACCCAAAGAGGACAACGGGCAGTGGCCTCCGTGCATGGATCAGATCACGCGCGTCTGGCATGGTTGCCGCCCTATGAACTTACGTTGGCCGACCTATGATCGCCACGCCATCGGCCGCGCACACGCCCCTTCCCTCCGGCAGAACAAAAATCGGATTTATCTCCGCTTCGTGCAACCGGGAGCCCAGTTGAACCGCCATCTGCGCAAACGCGACAACCGCCGACACCAGTGCGTCCACATCGGCACGGGGTCTGCCTCTGAACCCATCCAGCAGCGGGTACGTCTTGAGTTCGCGGATCATGGCGAGCGCGTCGTCGCGCGACAGGCCCGTCTGCGGACACAGCAGACGCATCGACGTGTCCTTGATCAGTTCGGCAGTCACACCGCCCATCCCGAGCAAAATCGCCGAGCCGAGAGGATCGCGATGAAGGCCGAGTATCACTTCCGTGCCACCCGTCACCATTTCCTGCACGAGAAAGGCCTCGGCCTTCGTGCCCGTCGCCGTCTCAACATCGTCGCGCATCTGGTTCAGGCGTGCGCCAATAGCATCAGCGGACACGCCGATCGCCACGCCCCCTACATCGCTCTTGTGCGTGATGGCGTCGGACAGCAGTTTCAGCACGACGGGGCCACCCAGCGTTCGCGCTGCGGCTTCTGCATCCTTCGCGTTGCAGACACGGATTTCACGTACCGAATGCACGCCAAACTTCGCAAAGAGCGCTTTGGCTTCGGCCTCGTTGAGCGAGCCCTGCCGGAGTTCATCGGGATCGAAGCTGATCTGTTTCGGCTGGACCTGCACGCTCTTGCCGCGTCGCATGTTCTCCTCGTGCTGCCACAACGCCGTCAATGCACTAGTCGCGCTCTCCGGGCTCGTAAACGCGGGCACGCCTTCCCTGTTCAACAACCGCGTGATGCCCGGCGCGTGCGGACTGACATACGCAATGACGGGTTTATCCGTTCCCGGCAATGAATCGCGGATTGCGCCCGCCATCAGGTCCGGCATTGCGAGACCGGACGAACCGACGATGATCGCAACTGCGTCATAGCTACAACTGTCAAGCAGAGTGCGAATCGCGCTGCGCAACAGATCCGGCTGCAACCCCGCCAGCGTGACGTCGATCGGATTGCGATCGAGCACAGCGTGGTCGCCCGTTTGCAATGCGCGCAGGCTGGCCGCGGTCGCCTCATCCGGCGCGGGCGTTTCGAGTCCGGCGACTCCAAGGCTGTCCGCTACGAGCGTCCCCGCACCACCCGTCGACGTGAGGATAGCGACGCGCTTACCGGCGAGTTTGCGACGGCTTGCGAGCGTGTTCGGAACATCGAGCAGATCGGAGAATGTCGCGGCGCGTATCACACCCGTTTGCTGGAACAGCGCGTCGTACATCCGGTCAGAGCCCGCGAGCGCACCTGTATGCGAGACCGCCGAGCGCGCGCCCGATTCCGAGCGCCCGATCTTGAACACGACGACCGGCTTGCCCGCGGCCCGAGCACGAAGCGCAGCCGCGCGAAACCGTTCGGGATCGCGCAGTCCTTCCATATACAGCGCGATTACCGACGTCGCTTCGTCCTCTATCAGATAATCGACGAAGTCGGCCATGTCCAGATCGGCTTCGTTACTGGTAGACACAAGCTTCGACAAGCCAATGCCCGCCGCCGTCGCACGCGACAGCATTGCCCCGAGGATGCCGCCGCTTTGCGACACGACGCCGATGCCGCCGGCCGCGAACGCATCGGTTTCGAGCGCGCCGCTCGCGGACAACGTGATCCCGTCAGTGAGATTCACGAGGCCGATCGTGTTCGGCCCAAGCAGGCGCATCGGCCCGGCTGCTTCTATCAATTGCGCCTGTCGCCGCGCGCCTTCGTCGCCCGTCTCTGCATAGCCACTCGCAAGAACGATTGCGGCACTCGTGCCCCGGTCCGCCAAATCCTTCACAGCGAGATACGCGCGCCCGGCGCCGAGCAACACAATGCCCACATCGGGCGCTTCCGGCAGCGCGGCCACGTTGGGATAGCAGGTCAATCCGTCGATCGTGTCGTAGCGCGGATTGATGGGATACACCGCGCCGTCGAAGCCGTGCTTTTTCAGGTAGGCAATGGGACGGCCGGACGTCTTCGACGTATCCGCCGACGCGCCAACCACAGCTACGCTTTTCGGGCGCATCAATCGGGAAATGGCGTTCATGCTGGTCTCCGTGCTCACCGTGTCTTCGTCAAAAATGCATGCACTGCTTCGCGATGCTCGCGACTCGTGTAGCACACCGCCTGCGCCTGGCTCCCCTGCGCGAATACCTGCTGCGCCGACAGTTCGTAGCTCTGGTTCAAGATCGACTTGCCGAGTGCCAGCGCGGTCGCGGAGCCTTCGCCGAGTCTGGATGCCCATGCGCGGGCTTCATCGAGCAATGCATCTGGCGCGCAAAGGCGGTCAGCAATGCCGAGGTCGAGTGCTTCTTTCGCTTCCACTTTGCGGCCGCTGAAGATGAGATCCTTGGCACGCGCGAGTCCGACCCGTCGCGGGAGAAAGTACAGGCCGCCACCATCGGGTATGAGGCCCCGGCGTATGTAGCTCCACGCGAAGCTCGCCTGGTCCGACGCGACAATAAAGTCGCACGACAAGGCCATGTCTGCGCCGAGTCCTGCCGCCGCACCGTTGACGGCCGCGATGGTCGGCTTCGGCATCGAATACAGCAGGTCCACCGTATGATGCACACGTTGCTGGCGTGTCCATCCGTTGAAGGCGACGTCGCCCGCCGGGGCTTCCATGCGCTGCGCCATGCCGCTCACGTCGCCGCCTGCGCAAAAACCCTTGCCGTTGCCCGTGAGGATGATCGCGCGCACCAGCCTGTCGCGCTTCACGGTCTCCAGAGCGTCGATCAGTTCGGTGCGCATGTCGTCGGTCATTGCGTTGAGCTTGTCGGGGCGATTCAGCGTGATGACGGCGATGCCCGACTCGACGACGAGTTGAATGGTTGCGGATGGGTTCATTGATGTCTCGATTGCTCGGTGTGAATGTCGTGCAATGAAGCATAGTCGCGACATGCTGCTGCGGCATCCCCGTTGTTCCACTGGTTGGAACGGTGAAGGATCGTATCGCTTAACATCACTGTTCCATCAGTTGAAACTTCGGTCTTGTCACAAGCGGATCGCAGCCGATAATTACCCCCAACGCACAGCACTTTGGGCGCGCCGGGTGCGCAGTGCACAACCGATAATGAGTGGAGACATCATGCACACAGCGCACACAGCGCCCCTGGATTCCGTATCTGATCGGCCCCGCGCCGAGGCCGTCTACCGCAAGGTCACCATCCGGCTTCTGCCATTTCTTTTCATCTGCTATGTGTTCGCCTACATGGACCGCGCGAACATCGGCTTTGCGCATTTGCAGTTTTCACGCGATGTCGGGCTGTCGGATGCCGCATTCGGGCTTGGCGTCGGACTCTTTTACGTCGGCTACATGCTATTCGAGGTGCCGAGCAATCTCTGGCTCGAACGCGTCGGCGTCAGGAAGACGCTGCTGCGCATCATGGTGTTGTGGGGTCTCGTGTCCGCCGCAACGGCATTCGTGCAGACGCCGACGCAGTTCTACATCGCGCGCATATTGCTCGGCGCTGCCGAAGCGGGCTTCTTTCCCGGCGTGATCCTTTACTTCACATACTGGTTTCCAGCGGCGCGCCGCGCGCGAGTGACGGCGATCTTCATGACGGCCATCTGCGTGTCGGGAATCATCAGCGGCCCGGTTTCGGGGATGATCCTGAACACGCTGTCGGATTTCATGAATGTCAAAGGGTGGCAGTGGCTTTTCGTTCTCGAAGGCCTGCCTTCCGTGATTGCGGGTCTGTTTGCGTATATGTATCTGACGGACCGCCCGGAGCAGGCAAGCTGGCTGTCATCGCATGAAAAGGACGTTCTGCTCGGCGAATTGCGCCGTGATGCACAGACAAAAGCCGCGCGAGCTCATGCGTCGATCTGGGTTGCGCTGAAGGAACCGAAGTTCTACTTCCTGACTTTCGCGTACTTCAGCGTACCGTGGGCAAGCATCGTCGTGCACATCTGGGCACCCAGCGTGATCCAGAAAAGCGGTGTCACGAACTACTGGCACATTGGCCTGCTGTCGGCGATTCCTTATATCGTCGGTGCGGCTGCGATGTATCTGCTTGGCAGGAACTCCGACCGCATGCTCGAGCGTCGCTGGCACTTCATGGCGAGTTCGGTGATGGCAGCGTTGGGCGTCGTGTTGCTTCCGGCTTTCGCCAGCCACCCGGGTGCACTGGTCGCGCTGCTTTCCCTCGCGACGGCCGGCTATCTGGGCATGCTGTCGCTGTTCTGGACTATTCCGCCTGCGTATCTGTCCAGCACGGTTGCAGCAAGCGGGATTGGTCTCATCAGCAGCCTCGGGCAGTTCGGCGGCATTTCCGCGCCGACAGTCATCGGATTCGCTTCTACGCATTTCGGCAGCAGTGCGCTCGGCCTGTATGCGGTGGCGATCGTGTCGATTCTCGGCGGGCTTGCTATCGTGCTGGGTATTCCGGCTCGCGCCATCAGCGAGAAATAGTAGACAGGCGCGCTATCCCTCGATATGCATCGTCGCGATAACGATCTCGTCGCGCAGGCGAAGCAGTGGCGGCGCAAGCGAATCCACCACCGACTCTAACGAATCGACCGTACGCACACTGAAGTTGAGCACCGTTAGCCGATGCCCCGGTATGGCAAGCGGTGCCGCAAGCGAAACCACCTCAGGCTGCCAGGTGGCAACGCAATATCCGCGCTGATGGACGGCCCGCACGGCATCGGCGATCTCCTTCTCCAGCGCGGCCCACCCTGCGCGCTTGCGGCGCCTGAAACGCTCGATCATCGACATGAAGTCTGCCGGCGATTGCATCGCGAGCCACGCCCGTCCCAGCGATGTCAGTTCCATCGGCACACGTTGGCCGGAAACGACTGTACGCAGCGACGCGCGCGGACTATAGCGGACCGACTCCAGATACACCATGTCCTCACCGTCTGCACCTGCTATTCCAACATTAATCCGCAAGCGTTGTGCCGTATCGCGCATCATCGGTGCAGCCGCTTGCAGCAACGTCGACCCGCTTCGCATAGCCTGCGCGACACTGAGCACGGGAATGCCCAGCCTGTACGCGCGTCGCGTTGCATCGTGCTCCAGAAAACCGGCCTCAACCAGTGTGGCCGCAAGACGGCTTACTGTCGCCTTCGGCAAGCCCGTGCGCTCGACAAGATCGCTGTTGGACAGCAAGGTGGCGCCCGGACCGAATGCGCGCAGAATGTCGATTCCACGATCGAGCGAGCGGTTTAACGAACTGGATGAGTCACGTCGTGGCGAAGTCGTGTCGAAACTGGATGGCATCCTGTATCAGTCGGTAGTGGTTCGCGGCGACACCCGAAATATTGCGCTGATGTCAGCTAGCTACGTTATCAAAGATTAGTGCTGCCGCAAACGTTCCTACATCCCAGTTCCGCTCGATGCTGCAGCAGCGGGAACCCACAGGATCATTTTCCAATGAAAAGCACGCAGTCATGATGTGGCGCCCCACGCGCTCAGCGCGGGCGCCCGTCCTCACGACTTCCGAAGGGAACTGTCCTAGCCATGGATTGATTAAGATTTAGCGGAGCAGGACAGTCAGAACGGAGGCGCACCAGTGACGGAAGGCTGTTGCCCGACCATAGTTTACCTGGTATCCGACTGCGACGACCGCCCGGTGACTCAATAGGCATTTGCAGCGGTCGGACGACCTGACGTCTTTTGCACGCTCAATGTCGCCCGTCGTGCCTGCTTGCCGGAGCAACTTGGCCGCCTGTTCGAGACTCGTGCCGAACAGGTGGGCAACCTGATGTAATTCGAACCAGGCTGCGCTCTCGTCGAGCCTTCCATCGATTTTCCTGCTGCTCGACGCACAAACATACTTTACCGACTTCATCGTGCACGCTCCTCCTAGTCGTTCGCACCATCAGCAGAATCGTTCCGCACGCTGTTATCGAATCGTACTTCCTTTGACCGCACCTCTATTTAACAGGCCCCGTGCATCCCGCCGATAGAACAAATCCGCCCATGTTAGGGAACTGCGTCGCCAATCCGCCGGATATCGGAAAGACATGACACCACCCACGGGAACGCTCCGTTCGTCGCAGCCCGACCTCGGGCGAGCAACATCCGGTAGCCCCTCGCCAGCATTTGTGACTGAAGCTTGCAAACTTCAGCGCAAATGCCTTCGCACCATGAGGCAACTCCACAGCCCTTAGCCAGCGCTCAGGCGGGCAATGCTCCCGGCAGGTCTTCAATCACTAATGGTCGAACCAGGTTACCGAGTGTTGCGTGGGAATCGCCTCCAAATCCTGCCTGCCACAATCCCTCGCGATGAGGATGACACCCAGCGGCGCGGGCGAGCTTGGACTGAGACGGCGCGGTGCAGAGAATGTAGTTCCTACGCTTTGCAACAAAATCCGGTCGCTTCGATTATCCCCGGCAACAATCGCCTTGATTCGTAGTAGCCGCTCGCCGAGCGCGCCGGCTATGTTTTCCAGCCAGTCAAGCGTTGTTTCCCACGACTCATTTTCGTCGAGCTTAGCTCGAAACACACGGACTCTCGGGTGGAGCAATCGACGAGGCGTTGGTCGCGTGGATTGGTCAGTGACGGGTACCGGCGCTCCACCGTCTGGCGGAAGAAACGCTTCGCGTGCGCGACCTGATGCCGAGAACTCGTTGACGACTCTTGCAAGCGGGTTGGCAGCTGTCACGGATTCAAATGCCTCGTCGCGCCTGGCACTCGATACGAGGTCGACCTTGGTGAGAACGACTGTGCTGGCAGCGGCCAGTTGCGCCACAGCGTTCTCAAAGTCATCGGTCGACAACGACGGTCGACTGCAATCGTAGGTCGTAACCAGATGCAGCTTAAGCCGTAGGTCAGCGAGTTCCTGCAGTGATGAAACAATGGGCCCAGGCCGCGAGAGACCGCTGCATTCCAGGACGATGCGGGCGAATGGACCCTGCCCCGAGAGCCGACGTGACTCGACCAAGTCTTGCACCGTGGTCACCAGGTCGTTCGTCAATGAACAGCACACACAACCGTTACTAAGCGTGGCCATCGACATTCCGCGCGCCGACTCAGAGAGCACAGCCCCGTCGATGTTTATCTCGCCCGCCTCGTTGACAATGATGGCGGTGTCGGTCGCGATCTCGCTGGCGAGCAGGCCCTCAAGCAGCGTGGTCTTCCCGCTACCCAGCATGCCTGAGACGATAATGAATTGAGGTCCATATTGCATGCTGCCCCTCACCGCGTGCGTTGATTCGCAGGCGACGGCCAGCTACCTGCGACCATTTCGCGGACGTCGGACAGCAGTTCGTCGACGTCGTAGACCATTCCACCTCGAATTGTCTTCAGCAGGCAACGTTTGTATTCAGGGCCGTTGGTTTGTTCATTCAATCTGACCGTGCCAGTGCCATACAGCAGCTTGAAGTCGGTCAACGGGTTCTGGTCATGGACAAGGATGTCGGCACGCTTGCCGACTTCTAGCGTTCCTGCGTCGTCCAGAATCCCGAGGAGTTCAGCCGCGTGCGACGTGGCCGCTCGCAGCACCTCGAGAGGTGAGAATCCTGCTTCCTGGAAAAGCTCGAGCTCACGAACAAAGCCGAAGCCGTAGATTTGGTACATGAAACCAGAGTCGCTTCCTGCGCAAACGCGCCCGCCGCGATTCTTGTACTCGTTGAGGAAAGTCATGAGGATGCGGAAGCTCTCCTTCCACTCGACCTCGTTCTTTACGGACCAGCGATAGAAGTACGCACCGTGCCCGCCGCGTTGGGGCTGGAAATACTTCCACGTGGTGCTGTCAGTATATTCATCGTGCCAGTCAGCACGGCGCGCACGCATCAGGTCACGATTACTGTCGTAAACATTCATCGTCGGAACGAAGGTGTGTCCCGCTTCCAGGAAGGCCTCGATTACCTCATTCCACTTTGCGCTGCCAGGCCTGGCTGCTTGCAGAAAGGTCTGGCCAGCCGTCGCAAACCGCATGTATTCATCGTTGTAGTTGTAGTCGTCACTGACCGACTGGAGAGTGCGACCGTCAAACAGCGCCTCCGGGATACCGTACGCGTGCTCGGTGCTTGTCAGTCCCCAGCGGGCTGTACGCAACGCATTCATGCGCCCCACCGACAGCTGCGCGTGGTGGCAGCAGGTGCGCAGCCCGAGCTTCCTGCTTTCGTCGAGCGCGGATTCCATGATTGCGGGAGGCGCGCCAAAGAACTTGACGCCTCGCGCCCCTTTCGCGTGTGCCTTGCGCAACCATTCACGTCCTTGCTCGGGCGTGAAGATGGTCTTCAGGTAATCGTTGACCGCCGGAAAGTAGACGTACGGATATAGCGTCGGAGCAGCAATCTGCCCCTCATCGGCCGCTGCCGCCTGCTGCTGCGTCCAGGCAAGGCCGTTCATCGTCCCAGCCTCACGTACGCTCGTGACACCATGAGCCAGCCAGAGCTTGTAGATATAGTCTGCCGGCAACATCTCGCCGTTCTCCGCGTGGAACGGCGTGCCGATATGCGCGTGGCAATCTATAAAGCCCGGTGTTACGAATTTTCCGGAGCAGTCAATCTCGTGGTCGCCTGCGACCGGACGACGTGCCGGATTGATGGGCAACCCGGGCACGCCGACCGCGGCTACCTGAGCAATGCGTCCGTCCTCGACGACAATATCCGCTGGCCCCCAAGGCGGCGCTCCTGTCCCATCGATGACCATTGCGCCGCGCAGAACGAGCCGACGAAATGGACCGAGGCCGCGGTCTCGCTTTGTCGCGGCCTGCACCTGTCCCAAACCTTTTTTGGCGAAACCAGCGACCATTTCTTCGCCAACTTCAATCTCTGCTTCAGGCGCGTTCATGTTGTCTCCGTGACAGGTTTGGCCCTCGCGGGCATCAGCGGCAATCCTTCAGAAAACCTTCGTACCAAGCGCGACGTCGCGCTCAGGCTTCAGAAAGACAACCGCGCCATTGGCCTGCTCAACGCCAAGCATAAGAACCTCAGACTTGAAACCCGCGATACGACGACTGCCGAGGTTCACTGCACCGATGACCATTTGCCCGACCAGTTCTTCAGCTTCGTACAGCGCTGTGTACTGACCGCTCGTCGATAGCTCACCAAGGTCACCAAAATCAATCCAGATCTTGTAGGCAGGCTTACGTGCCTCGGTATTCAATTCGACTCGTGCAATGCGACCAGCCCGCATGTCGACCATTGAAAATGCTTCGTAGGGAGTCGTATCACTCATGTTGTCACTGTCAGAAAATATTGATTCAAAGCCCAACAAGAACACTCCGACATCGAACTGCGTTCGGGCGGAAGTAGCTCCGTTGCTATACCGGTGCTTCGGTGTTCCGCATTTCCACTGCCCGCACATCGGATGGGTGTTTGTATCTGACTACAGGGAGCAGAGGACCTTCGAGTTCCTCCTGGCAAACGCGCATGGATGGTTGAACATAGTCCAGAATGATTGGGCGAAAATGTCGACGCTCAGCCGTACGTTCGAAAATCGGAAGCGTCGCACCATGGGCTACCGCGTCTTCGATTTGTTCCTCAACAAGCGTCGCCGCAACGTCGTCGATAAGCGGTCCGACGTCGGTTTGCTCGTCAAGCGGGTCTCCGACGCGCAGTCGATTTGCGTGCTCGACGAGCGTCGAGACGACCGAATCCGCAATCGAGTCGTGAACATAAAGACACGATACGCGTTCGGCTTCTGCGCGCAAAGGAGGAAAGAATGCTCGGTGTATGACCGCGTCGCATGTGGATTCGAGGTTCAAATTTTCATCTACGACCAGCGGAGCCCGGCTGACCGTTGTTATCGTCGCAGGCATCAATGCTTCGTCGCACGCACGCAAGATGTAGCTTCCCACCTCGCGGCTCCCTCGAAACCTCACTTCGCTGACGCGAGAATCCATGAGTGCCAGACGAAGCATTCCAATGTCATCTGTCGAAGACACGACGCTTAATAAGCCGTCCAGTTCGCTACCTTCATTCCACAACGATGCAAGCGACAACAATGTGAGCGAGGCACGGGAAGACGGCTTCACTACCAGCGCGCGTCCCGCGCCCAGGACGGCGACGGCCTCCGTTGCCAACGACAGCACGGGGTCACACCAGTTCAATATGCTGAAGGTAGTTCGCGATGCAGTTGCCTCGGGCGACAGCGGCACCGCAGCGCTAGGACAGTACAGGTCGAGAGTCGCCAGAGCCGCCAGCACTTCAAGACGAGCAAACCTGATTGGCTTGCCGGTCTCGTGGCTGATGAGGCGC encodes:
- a CDS encoding tRNA-binding protein; the encoded protein is MSDTTPYEAFSMVDMRAGRIARVELNTEARKPAYKIWIDFGDLGELSTSGQYTALYEAEELVGQMVIGAVNLGSRRIAGFKSEVLMLGVEQANGAVVFLKPERDVALGTKVF
- a CDS encoding enoyl-CoA hydratase/isomerase family protein, with product MNPSATIQLVVESGIAVITLNRPDKLNAMTDDMRTELIDALETVKRDRLVRAIILTGNGKGFCAGGDVSGMAQRMEAPAGDVAFNGWTRQQRVHHTVDLLYSMPKPTIAAVNGAAAGLGADMALSCDFIVASDQASFAWSYIRRGLIPDGGGLYFLPRRVGLARAKDLIFSGRKVEAKEALDLGIADRLCAPDALLDEARAWASRLGEGSATALALGKSILNQSYELSAQQVFAQGSQAQAVCYTSREHREAVHAFLTKTR
- a CDS encoding MFS transporter, coding for MHTAHTAPLDSVSDRPRAEAVYRKVTIRLLPFLFICYVFAYMDRANIGFAHLQFSRDVGLSDAAFGLGVGLFYVGYMLFEVPSNLWLERVGVRKTLLRIMVLWGLVSAATAFVQTPTQFYIARILLGAAEAGFFPGVILYFTYWFPAARRARVTAIFMTAICVSGIISGPVSGMILNTLSDFMNVKGWQWLFVLEGLPSVIAGLFAYMYLTDRPEQASWLSSHEKDVLLGELRRDAQTKAARAHASIWVALKEPKFYFLTFAYFSVPWASIVVHIWAPSVIQKSGVTNYWHIGLLSAIPYIVGAAAMYLLGRNSDRMLERRWHFMASSVMAALGVVLLPAFASHPGALVALLSLATAGYLGMLSLFWTIPPAYLSSTVAASGIGLISSLGQFGGISAPTVIGFASTHFGSSALGLYAVAIVSILGGLAIVLGIPARAISEK
- a CDS encoding acetate--CoA ligase family protein is translated as MNAISRLMRPKSVAVVGASADTSKTSGRPIAYLKKHGFDGAVYPINPRYDTIDGLTCYPNVAALPEAPDVGIVLLGAGRAYLAVKDLADRGTSAAIVLASGYAETGDEGARRQAQLIEAAGPMRLLGPNTIGLVNLTDGITLSASGALETDAFAAGGIGVVSQSGGILGAMLSRATAAGIGLSKLVSTSNEADLDMADFVDYLIEDEATSVIALYMEGLRDPERFRAAALRARAAGKPVVVFKIGRSESGARSAVSHTGALAGSDRMYDALFQQTGVIRAATFSDLLDVPNTLASRRKLAGKRVAILTSTGGAGTLVADSLGVAGLETPAPDEATAASLRALQTGDHAVLDRNPIDVTLAGLQPDLLRSAIRTLLDSCSYDAVAIIVGSSGLAMPDLMAGAIRDSLPGTDKPVIAYVSPHAPGITRLLNREGVPAFTSPESATSALTALWQHEENMRRGKSVQVQPKQISFDPDELRQGSLNEAEAKALFAKFGVHSVREIRVCNAKDAEAAARTLGGPVVLKLLSDAITHKSDVGGVAIGVSADAIGARLNQMRDDVETATGTKAEAFLVQEMVTGGTEVILGLHRDPLGSAILLGMGGVTAELIKDTSMRLLCPQTGLSRDDALAMIRELKTYPLLDGFRGRPRADVDALVSAVVAFAQMAVQLGSRLHEAEINPIFVLPEGRGVCAADGVAIIGRPT
- a CDS encoding GTP-binding protein; amino-acid sequence: MQYGPQFIIVSGMLGSGKTTLLEGLLASEIATDTAIIVNEAGEINIDGAVLSESARGMSMATLSNGCVCCSLTNDLVTTVQDLVESRRLSGQGPFARIVLECSGLSRPGPIVSSLQELADLRLKLHLVTTYDCSRPSLSTDDFENAVAQLAAASTVVLTKVDLVSSARRDEAFESVTAANPLARVVNEFSASGRAREAFLPPDGGAPVPVTDQSTRPTPRRLLHPRVRVFRAKLDENESWETTLDWLENIAGALGERLLRIKAIVAGDNRSDRILLQSVGTTFSAPRRLSPSSPAPLGVILIARDCGRQDLEAIPTQHSVTWFDH
- a CDS encoding aldehyde dehydrogenase family protein; translated protein: MQDGQFTAVSHPLPARSSSVRASVTRRFDISSPFDGTVVGSVPDTDCRTVSASFERASIVAGSLQNTRTVQERLCVWARRIAVQREQLARLISHETGKPIRFARLEVLAALATLDLYCPSAAVPLSPEATASRTTFSILNWCDPVLSLATEAVAVLGAGRALVVKPSSRASLTLLSLASLWNEGSELDGLLSVVSSTDDIGMLRLALMDSRVSEVRFRGSREVGSYILRACDEALMPATITTVSRAPLVVDENLNLESTCDAVIHRAFFPPLRAEAERVSCLYVHDSIADSVVSTLVEHANRLRVGDPLDEQTDVGPLIDDVAATLVEEQIEDAVAHGATLPIFERTAERRHFRPIILDYVQPSMRVCQEELEGPLLPVVRYKHPSDVRAVEMRNTEAPV
- a CDS encoding amidohydrolase family protein, which encodes MNAPEAEIEVGEEMVAGFAKKGLGQVQAATKRDRGLGPFRRLVLRGAMVIDGTGAPPWGPADIVVEDGRIAQVAAVGVPGLPINPARRPVAGDHEIDCSGKFVTPGFIDCHAHIGTPFHAENGEMLPADYIYKLWLAHGVTSVREAGTMNGLAWTQQQAAAADEGQIAAPTLYPYVYFPAVNDYLKTIFTPEQGREWLRKAHAKGARGVKFFGAPPAIMESALDESRKLGLRTCCHHAQLSVGRMNALRTARWGLTSTEHAYGIPEALFDGRTLQSVSDDYNYNDEYMRFATAGQTFLQAARPGSAKWNEVIEAFLEAGHTFVPTMNVYDSNRDLMRARRADWHDEYTDSTTWKYFQPQRGGHGAYFYRWSVKNEVEWKESFRILMTFLNEYKNRGGRVCAGSDSGFMYQIYGFGFVRELELFQEAGFSPLEVLRAATSHAAELLGILDDAGTLEVGKRADILVHDQNPLTDFKLLYGTGTVRLNEQTNGPEYKRCLLKTIRGGMVYDVDELLSDVREMVAGSWPSPANQRTR
- a CDS encoding IclR family transcriptional regulator, yielding MPSSFDTTSPRRDSSSSLNRSLDRGIDILRAFGPGATLLSNSDLVERTGLPKATVSRLAATLVEAGFLEHDATRRAYRLGIPVLSVAQAMRSGSTLLQAAAPMMRDTAQRLRINVGIAGADGEDMVYLESVRYSPRASLRTVVSGQRVPMELTSLGRAWLAMQSPADFMSMIERFRRRKRAGWAALEKEIADAVRAVHQRGYCVATWQPEVVSLAAPLAIPGHRLTVLNFSVRTVDSLESVVDSLAPPLLRLRDEIVIATMHIEG